From a single Apium graveolens cultivar Ventura chromosome 2, ASM990537v1, whole genome shotgun sequence genomic region:
- the LOC141709064 gene encoding HMG1/2-like protein, with protein sequence MKGGRSKAGSKNDDKLAVKQKKGKKVKDPNRPKRPPSAFFVFMEGFRKQFKEKNPAVKGVAAMGKAGGDRWRAMSDDDKAQFVAIAEQRKKEYDVQVKAYEKKQAGGDEEESDKSKSEVNDEDEEGSDEEEDDD encoded by the exons ATGAAAGGAGGCAGATCTAAAGCTGGATCGAAGAACGACGACAA GCTGGCTGTGAAGCAAAAGAAGGGCAAAAAGGTCAAGGACCCTAACAGACCTAAGAGGCCTCCCAGTGCTTTCTTTGTGTTCAT GGAAGGATTTAGGAAGCAGTTTAAGGAGAAGAATCCTGCTGTCAAAGGAGTTGCTGCG ATGGGGAAAGCTGGCGGAGACAGGTGGAGGGCGATGTCTGATGAT GATAAGGCTCAGTTTGTGGCTATTGCTGAGCAAAGGAAGAAGGAATATGATGTGCAGGTTAAAGCCTATGAGAAGAAGCAG GCTGGTGGCGATGAAGAGGAGTCTGACAAGTCCAAGTCCGAGGTTAATGATGAGGATGAGGAGGGTAGTGATGAG GAAGAGGATGATGATTAA